A part of Stegostoma tigrinum isolate sSteTig4 chromosome 6, sSteTig4.hap1, whole genome shotgun sequence genomic DNA contains:
- the LOC125453121 gene encoding POU domain, class 3, transcription factor 3-like yields MATATSNPYMPSNSILSSNSIVHSDSGGMQQATTYRDPSKMVQSDFMQGAIASNGHMLSHAHQWVTALPHTDAGSPWSSAMAGSPLGQQQQQPPPPPPQQQQQQQQDVKPSVQVVSRDELHTGAAPLHHHRPPHLPPHQPSHGGHPTAWGATTTAHLSSMGSAVQPLIYSQPGFTVNGMLSQAGGQSLHPGLRDTPELVDHGQQHHSHEHSDEDTPTSDDLEQFAKQFKQRRIKLGFTQADVGLALGTLYGNVFSQTTICRFEALQLSFKNMCKLKPLLNKWLEEADSSTGSPTSIDKIAAQGRKRKKRTSIEVSVKGALESHFLKCPKPSAQEIASLADSLQLEKEVVRVWFCNRRQKEKRMTPPGGVQQTDDVYSQVGNVNADTPPSHHGLQTAVQ; encoded by the coding sequence ATGGCGACAGCGACGTCCAATCCCTACATGCCGAGCAATAGTATTCTGTCGTCCAACTCTATCGTGCACAGCGACTCGGGCGGCATGCAGCAGGCGACCACGTACCGCGATCCCTCGAAAATGGTGCAAAGCGACTTCATGCAGGGGGCCATCGCCAGCAACGGGCACATGCTCAGCCATGCACACCAGTGGGTGACGGCGCTGCCGCACACCGATGCCGGCTCGCCTTGGTCCTCGGCCATGGCAGGCAGCCCCTtgggtcagcagcagcagcaaccgccgccgccgccgccgcagcaacagcagcagcagcagcaggacgTGAAGCCGTCGGTGCAGGTGGTGAGCCGGGACGAGCTGCATACGGGAGCCGCTCCCTTGCACCACCACCGCCCACCCCACCTGCCGCCTCACCAGCCGTCTCACGGCGGCCACCCGACCGCCTGGGGGGCGACCACCACGGCTCACCTGTCGTCCATGGGCTCGGCCGTCCAGCCGCTCATCTACTCGCAACCCGGCTTCACCGTCAACGGCATGCTGAGCCAGGCGGGAGGGCAGAGCCTGCACCCGGGGCTGAGGGACACGCCGGAGCTGGTGGACCACGGGCAGCAGCACCATAGCCACGAGCACTCGGACGAGGACACGCCGACCTCGGACGACCTGGAGCAATTCGCCAAGCAGTTCAAGCAGAGGCGGATCAAGCTGGGCTTCACCCAGGCCGACGTGGGCTTGGCGCTGGGCACCCTCTACGGCAACGTCTTCTCCCAGACCACCATCTGCCGGTTCGAAGCGCTGCAGCTGAGCTTTAAAAACATGTGCAAGCTCAAGCCCTTGTTAAACAAGTGGCTGGAGGAGGCCGACTCGTCGACCGGCAGCCCGACCAGCATCGATAAGATCGCCGCTCAGGGCAGGAAGCGAAAGAAGCGCACTTCCATCGAGGTGAGCGTCAAAGGAGCGCTGGAGAGCCACTTCTTGAAATGCCCGAAGCCCTCGGCGCAGGAGATCGCCAGCCTGGCTGATAGCCTGCAGCTGGAGAAAGAGGTGGTCCGGGTTTGGTTCTGCAATCGGAGGCAGAAAGAGAAACGCATGACGCCGCCGGGAGGAGTGCAGCAGACGGACGATGTGTACTCACAGGTCGGCAATGTAAACGCCGACACACCGCCCTCTCATCACGGACTACAAACCGCCGTGCAGTGA